From one Physeter macrocephalus isolate SW-GA chromosome 18, ASM283717v5, whole genome shotgun sequence genomic stretch:
- the MAPK13 gene encoding mitogen-activated protein kinase 13 isoform X1, which yields MNLTWKMGFYKQDVNKTAWELPKTYVSLTHVGSGAYGAVCSAIDKRSGEKVAIKKLSRPFQSEIFAKRACRELLLLKHMQHENVIGLLDVFTPASSLRNFHDFYLVMPFMQTDLQKIMGMEFGEDKIQYLVYQMLKGLKYIHSAGIIHRDLKPGNLAVNEDCELKILDFGLARHADPEMTGYVVTRWYRAPEVILSWMHYNQTVDIWSVGCIMAEMLMGKTLFKGRDYLDQLTQILKVTGVPDAEFVQKLNDKAAKSYIQSLPQSPKKDFCQLFPHASPQAADLLEKMLELDVDKRLTASQALTHPFFESCRDPEEETEAQQPFDDFLEHEKLTVDEWKRKGSGPRAASSLCLQHPSPLPALFSCLPSAGPSTLLETITSFSLREYCLLCALLSPCTELTSCSTLCLLGEGGCLLPSALPTP from the exons ATGaacctcacctggaaaatgggctTCTACAAGCAGGACGTCAACAAGACCGCCTGGGAGCTGCCCAAGACCTACGTGTCCCTGACGCACGTAGGCAGCGGGGCCTACGGCGCCGTGTG CTCAGCCATCGACAAGCGGTCaggggagaaggtggccatcaaGAAACTGAGCCGGCCCTTCCAGTCTGAGATCTTTGCCAAGCGGGCCTGTCGCGAGCTGCTGCTGCTGAAGCACATGCAGCATGAGAAC GTCATCGGACTCCTGGATGTCTTCACCCCAGCCTCTTCCCTACGCAACTTTCATGATTT CTACCTGGTGATGCCCTTCATGCAGACAGACCTGCAGAAGATCATGGGGATGGAGTTCGGTGAGGACAAGATCCAGTACCTGGTGTATCAGATGCTCAAAGGTCTTAAG TACATCCACTCAGCTGGGATCATCCACAGG GACCTGAAGCCAGGCAACCTCGCTGTGAATGAAGACTGCGAGCTGAAG ATTTTGGATTTTGGGTTGGCACGGCATGCAGATCCAGAGATGACTGGCTATGTGGTGACTCGCTGGTACCGGGCCCCTGAGGTGATCCTCAGCTGGATGCACTACAACCAGACTG TGGACATCTGGTCTGTGGGCTGTATCATGGCAGAGATGCTGATGGGGAAAACTCTGTTCAAGGGCAGAGATT ACCTGGACCAGCTGACGCAGATCCTGAAAGTGACGGGGGTGCCGGATGCTGAGTTTGTGCAGAAGTTGAATGACAAAGCG gccaAATCCTACATTCAGTCCCTGCCACAAAGCCCCAAGAAGGATTTCTGTCAGCTCTTCCCGCATGCCAGTCCCCAGG CTGCAGACCTGCTGGAGAAGATGCTGGAGCTGGACGTGGACAAGCGCCTGACCGCCTCTCAGGCCCTCACCCACCCCTTCTTTGAATCCTGCCGGGACcctgaggaggaaacagaggcccagcagCCATTTGATGATTTCTTAGAACATGAGAAACTCACAGTGGATGAATGGAAGCGTAAGGGCTCGGGGCCTCGggctgcttcctctctctgcctgcagcatccctctcctctgcctgctTTGTTTTCCTGCCTGCCCTCAGCCGGTCCCAGCACCCTCCTGGAGACTATCACCTCTTTCTCTCTGAGAGAATACTGTCTCCTGTGTGCACTTCTTTCTCCCTGCACTGAGCTGACTTCCTGCTCCACACTATGTCTGTTGGGAGAGGGGGGATGTCTCTTGCCCTCAGCACTCCCTACCCCTTGA
- the MAPK13 gene encoding mitogen-activated protein kinase 13 isoform X3, with amino-acid sequence MNLTWKMGFYKQDVNKTAWELPKTYVSLTHVGSGAYGAVCSAIDKRSGEKVAIKKLSRPFQSEIFAKRACRELLLLKHMQHENVIGLLDVFTPASSLRNFHDFYLVMPFMQTDLQKIMGMEFGEDKIQYLVYQMLKGLKYIHSAGIIHRDLKPGNLAVNEDCELKILDFGLARHADPEMTGYVVTRWYRAPEVILSWMHYNQTVDIWSVGCIMAEMLMGKTLFKGRDYLDQLTQILKVTGVPDAEFVQKLNDKAAKSYIQSLPQSPKKDFCQLFPHASPQAADLLEKMLELDVDKRLTASQALTHPFFESCRDPEEETEAQQPFDDFLEHEKLTVDEWKQHIYKEIVNFSPIARKDSRRRSGMKLQ; translated from the exons ATGaacctcacctggaaaatgggctTCTACAAGCAGGACGTCAACAAGACCGCCTGGGAGCTGCCCAAGACCTACGTGTCCCTGACGCACGTAGGCAGCGGGGCCTACGGCGCCGTGTG CTCAGCCATCGACAAGCGGTCaggggagaaggtggccatcaaGAAACTGAGCCGGCCCTTCCAGTCTGAGATCTTTGCCAAGCGGGCCTGTCGCGAGCTGCTGCTGCTGAAGCACATGCAGCATGAGAAC GTCATCGGACTCCTGGATGTCTTCACCCCAGCCTCTTCCCTACGCAACTTTCATGATTT CTACCTGGTGATGCCCTTCATGCAGACAGACCTGCAGAAGATCATGGGGATGGAGTTCGGTGAGGACAAGATCCAGTACCTGGTGTATCAGATGCTCAAAGGTCTTAAG TACATCCACTCAGCTGGGATCATCCACAGG GACCTGAAGCCAGGCAACCTCGCTGTGAATGAAGACTGCGAGCTGAAG ATTTTGGATTTTGGGTTGGCACGGCATGCAGATCCAGAGATGACTGGCTATGTGGTGACTCGCTGGTACCGGGCCCCTGAGGTGATCCTCAGCTGGATGCACTACAACCAGACTG TGGACATCTGGTCTGTGGGCTGTATCATGGCAGAGATGCTGATGGGGAAAACTCTGTTCAAGGGCAGAGATT ACCTGGACCAGCTGACGCAGATCCTGAAAGTGACGGGGGTGCCGGATGCTGAGTTTGTGCAGAAGTTGAATGACAAAGCG gccaAATCCTACATTCAGTCCCTGCCACAAAGCCCCAAGAAGGATTTCTGTCAGCTCTTCCCGCATGCCAGTCCCCAGG CTGCAGACCTGCTGGAGAAGATGCTGGAGCTGGACGTGGACAAGCGCCTGACCGCCTCTCAGGCCCTCACCCACCCCTTCTTTGAATCCTGCCGGGACcctgaggaggaaacagaggcccagcagCCATTTGATGATTTCTTAGAACATGAGAAACTCACAGTGGATGAATGGAAGC AGCACATTTACAAGGAGATTGTGAACTTCAGCCCCATCGCCCGGAAGGACTCTCGGCGCCGGAGTGGCATGAAGCTGCAGTAG
- the MAPK13 gene encoding mitogen-activated protein kinase 13 isoform X2: MEDPKAQSPAGLEELRGSAIDKRSGEKVAIKKLSRPFQSEIFAKRACRELLLLKHMQHENVIGLLDVFTPASSLRNFHDFYLVMPFMQTDLQKIMGMEFGEDKIQYLVYQMLKGLKYIHSAGIIHRDLKPGNLAVNEDCELKILDFGLARHADPEMTGYVVTRWYRAPEVILSWMHYNQTVDIWSVGCIMAEMLMGKTLFKGRDYLDQLTQILKVTGVPDAEFVQKLNDKAAKSYIQSLPQSPKKDFCQLFPHASPQAADLLEKMLELDVDKRLTASQALTHPFFESCRDPEEETEAQQPFDDFLEHEKLTVDEWKRKGSGPRAASSLCLQHPSPLPALFSCLPSAGPSTLLETITSFSLREYCLLCALLSPCTELTSCSTLCLLGEGGCLLPSALPTP, translated from the exons ATGGAGGACCCCAAGGCCCAGAGCCCTGCGGGCTTGGAAGAACTTCGCGG CTCAGCCATCGACAAGCGGTCaggggagaaggtggccatcaaGAAACTGAGCCGGCCCTTCCAGTCTGAGATCTTTGCCAAGCGGGCCTGTCGCGAGCTGCTGCTGCTGAAGCACATGCAGCATGAGAAC GTCATCGGACTCCTGGATGTCTTCACCCCAGCCTCTTCCCTACGCAACTTTCATGATTT CTACCTGGTGATGCCCTTCATGCAGACAGACCTGCAGAAGATCATGGGGATGGAGTTCGGTGAGGACAAGATCCAGTACCTGGTGTATCAGATGCTCAAAGGTCTTAAG TACATCCACTCAGCTGGGATCATCCACAGG GACCTGAAGCCAGGCAACCTCGCTGTGAATGAAGACTGCGAGCTGAAG ATTTTGGATTTTGGGTTGGCACGGCATGCAGATCCAGAGATGACTGGCTATGTGGTGACTCGCTGGTACCGGGCCCCTGAGGTGATCCTCAGCTGGATGCACTACAACCAGACTG TGGACATCTGGTCTGTGGGCTGTATCATGGCAGAGATGCTGATGGGGAAAACTCTGTTCAAGGGCAGAGATT ACCTGGACCAGCTGACGCAGATCCTGAAAGTGACGGGGGTGCCGGATGCTGAGTTTGTGCAGAAGTTGAATGACAAAGCG gccaAATCCTACATTCAGTCCCTGCCACAAAGCCCCAAGAAGGATTTCTGTCAGCTCTTCCCGCATGCCAGTCCCCAGG CTGCAGACCTGCTGGAGAAGATGCTGGAGCTGGACGTGGACAAGCGCCTGACCGCCTCTCAGGCCCTCACCCACCCCTTCTTTGAATCCTGCCGGGACcctgaggaggaaacagaggcccagcagCCATTTGATGATTTCTTAGAACATGAGAAACTCACAGTGGATGAATGGAAGCGTAAGGGCTCGGGGCCTCGggctgcttcctctctctgcctgcagcatccctctcctctgcctgctTTGTTTTCCTGCCTGCCCTCAGCCGGTCCCAGCACCCTCCTGGAGACTATCACCTCTTTCTCTCTGAGAGAATACTGTCTCCTGTGTGCACTTCTTTCTCCCTGCACTGAGCTGACTTCCTGCTCCACACTATGTCTGTTGGGAGAGGGGGGATGTCTCTTGCCCTCAGCACTCCCTACCCCTTGA
- the MAPK13 gene encoding mitogen-activated protein kinase 13 isoform X4, which translates to MTCSYLVMPFMQTDLQKIMGMEFGEDKIQYLVYQMLKGLKYIHSAGIIHRDLKPGNLAVNEDCELKILDFGLARHADPEMTGYVVTRWYRAPEVILSWMHYNQTVDIWSVGCIMAEMLMGKTLFKGRDYLDQLTQILKVTGVPDAEFVQKLNDKAAKSYIQSLPQSPKKDFCQLFPHASPQAADLLEKMLELDVDKRLTASQALTHPFFESCRDPEEETEAQQPFDDFLEHEKLTVDEWKRKGSGPRAASSLCLQHPSPLPALFSCLPSAGPSTLLETITSFSLREYCLLCALLSPCTELTSCSTLCLLGEGGCLLPSALPTP; encoded by the exons ATGACTTGCAGCTACCTGGTGATGCCCTTCATGCAGACAGACCTGCAGAAGATCATGGGGATGGAGTTCGGTGAGGACAAGATCCAGTACCTGGTGTATCAGATGCTCAAAGGTCTTAAG TACATCCACTCAGCTGGGATCATCCACAGG GACCTGAAGCCAGGCAACCTCGCTGTGAATGAAGACTGCGAGCTGAAG ATTTTGGATTTTGGGTTGGCACGGCATGCAGATCCAGAGATGACTGGCTATGTGGTGACTCGCTGGTACCGGGCCCCTGAGGTGATCCTCAGCTGGATGCACTACAACCAGACTG TGGACATCTGGTCTGTGGGCTGTATCATGGCAGAGATGCTGATGGGGAAAACTCTGTTCAAGGGCAGAGATT ACCTGGACCAGCTGACGCAGATCCTGAAAGTGACGGGGGTGCCGGATGCTGAGTTTGTGCAGAAGTTGAATGACAAAGCG gccaAATCCTACATTCAGTCCCTGCCACAAAGCCCCAAGAAGGATTTCTGTCAGCTCTTCCCGCATGCCAGTCCCCAGG CTGCAGACCTGCTGGAGAAGATGCTGGAGCTGGACGTGGACAAGCGCCTGACCGCCTCTCAGGCCCTCACCCACCCCTTCTTTGAATCCTGCCGGGACcctgaggaggaaacagaggcccagcagCCATTTGATGATTTCTTAGAACATGAGAAACTCACAGTGGATGAATGGAAGCGTAAGGGCTCGGGGCCTCGggctgcttcctctctctgcctgcagcatccctctcctctgcctgctTTGTTTTCCTGCCTGCCCTCAGCCGGTCCCAGCACCCTCCTGGAGACTATCACCTCTTTCTCTCTGAGAGAATACTGTCTCCTGTGTGCACTTCTTTCTCCCTGCACTGAGCTGACTTCCTGCTCCACACTATGTCTGTTGGGAGAGGGGGGATGTCTCTTGCCCTCAGCACTCCCTACCCCTTGA